The Chitinophagaceae bacterium genome window below encodes:
- a CDS encoding alpha-rhamnosidase gives MQNRRTERGTFFPVFWKIDNHYVLMDFHKVFDVPAPETVDIYVEGEYNVKLNGKAFEGSPKQITVPAGKHKINIKVFNQVNVPAVFVKGKTIASDASWLVTFEDKEWIDETGKASDISATRWVNAGSSNFNSPTQLPSQFMLPTKEQSAVSVTKDKQSMLVDFGKETFGFIQLHGLAGKGKLSVYYGESEEEALSIEHCETLDRVDVDNPAKKNEIMKLSKAYRFVNVQYDEGVTLDSVSMLYEYADVKERGSFTCNDEKINRIYDVAKYTFELNTREFFIDGIKRDRWIWSGDAYQSYLMNYYLYFDSETVKRTTYALRGKDPVTGHINTIMDYTFYWFLGIYDYYLYTGDKNFIAQNYDRMKTLMDYILARRNKDGLMEWMTGDWIFIDWAEGLSKKGEVSFEQLLLARSLETMALCANISNDKDAATEYNALAADMRKKLFDIYWNDQKQALVHSRVDGKQTEDVTRYANMFFIFFDYFNQQQKQQVKTSVLLNNNIQKITTPYMRFYELEALCALGEQSYVLKEMKDYWGGMLKLGATSFWEEYNPAKQGAEHYAMYGREFGKSLCHAWGASPLYLLGKYYLGVKPTAPGYAAYLVESNLGGLEWIQGKVPTPDGEIELYVSKEQVKIKAATGEGTIRLKSKTQPSGNNVTAVANGNDVYDIIVKPGTEYTINYKAQ, from the coding sequence GTGCAAAACCGTCGTACCGAACGTGGCACTTTCTTTCCGGTGTTCTGGAAAATAGATAACCATTATGTGTTGATGGATTTTCATAAAGTATTTGATGTGCCTGCACCTGAAACCGTTGATATTTATGTGGAAGGAGAATACAATGTAAAGCTTAATGGAAAAGCATTTGAAGGTAGTCCGAAGCAGATTACTGTTCCTGCTGGTAAACATAAAATCAACATCAAAGTATTTAACCAGGTCAACGTGCCTGCTGTTTTTGTAAAAGGAAAGACAATTGCGTCTGATGCATCATGGTTGGTAACATTTGAAGACAAAGAATGGATTGATGAAACAGGAAAAGCATCCGACATCTCCGCTACCAGATGGGTAAATGCAGGAAGTTCGAATTTTAACTCTCCAACGCAATTGCCTTCGCAATTTATGTTGCCCACAAAAGAGCAATCAGCAGTGTCTGTTACAAAAGACAAGCAATCGATGTTGGTGGATTTTGGCAAGGAAACGTTTGGTTTTATTCAATTGCATGGCCTTGCCGGAAAAGGTAAATTATCGGTGTATTATGGCGAATCAGAGGAAGAAGCATTGTCTATTGAACATTGTGAGACGTTGGATAGAGTGGATGTAGACAACCCTGCAAAGAAAAATGAGATCATGAAGTTGTCGAAAGCCTATCGTTTTGTAAATGTGCAATACGATGAAGGCGTAACGCTTGATTCTGTTTCGATGCTTTATGAATATGCTGATGTAAAAGAACGTGGCAGCTTCACCTGTAATGATGAAAAGATCAATCGTATTTATGATGTAGCGAAATATACATTTGAATTAAATACAAGAGAATTTTTCATTGACGGCATCAAACGTGACCGTTGGATTTGGAGTGGTGATGCGTATCAGAGCTATCTCATGAACTATTATCTATACTTCGATAGTGAAACCGTAAAACGTACAACGTACGCCTTGCGTGGTAAAGATCCGGTAACTGGCCATATCAACACCATCATGGATTACACCTTCTACTGGTTCCTCGGCATTTATGATTATTATCTCTACACCGGGGATAAAAATTTTATTGCACAGAACTATGATCGCATGAAAACGCTGATGGATTATATTTTGGCAAGAAGAAATAAAGATGGGTTGATGGAATGGATGACTGGCGACTGGATCTTTATTGATTGGGCTGAAGGCCTTAGCAAAAAAGGCGAAGTAAGTTTTGAACAGTTGTTACTTGCACGTAGTTTGGAGACAATGGCATTGTGTGCCAACATTTCCAACGATAAAGATGCAGCAACAGAATACAATGCGTTGGCTGCTGATATGCGTAAAAAACTTTTTGATATTTATTGGAATGATCAGAAACAAGCATTGGTGCACAGCCGTGTTGATGGCAAGCAAACGGAAGACGTAACACGTTATGCAAACATGTTCTTCATCTTCTTCGATTATTTCAATCAGCAACAAAAACAACAGGTAAAAACTTCTGTGTTGTTGAATAATAATATTCAGAAGATCACTACACCTTATATGCGCTTCTACGAACTGGAAGCATTGTGTGCTTTGGGCGAACAGTCTTATGTGTTGAAGGAAATGAAGGATTATTGGGGTGGCATGTTGAAGCTTGGTGCAACAAGTTTCTGGGAAGAATACAATCCTGCAAAACAAGGTGCAGAACATTATGCGATGTATGGCAGGGAGTTTGGAAAAAGCTTATGTCATGCCTGGGGTGCAAGTCCTTTGTATTTGCTCGGTAAATATTATCTCGGTGTAAAACCAACTGCACCCGGTTATGCGGCGTACCTTGTTGAATCAAACCTTGGCGGACTTGAATGGATACAGGGTAAAGTGCCAACACCAGACGGTGAAATTGAATTGTATGTAAGTAAAGAGCAAGTGAAGATCAAAGCTGCAACAGGTGAAGGAACCATCCGTTTGAAAAGTAAAACACAACCTTCAGGCAACAATGTGACGGCTGTTGCAAACGGAAATGATGTGTACGATATCATAGTGAAACCCGGAACAGAATATACAATCAACTATAAAGCGCAGTAA
- a CDS encoding MFS transporter has protein sequence MELKKGSLKSTIAVSLTNYLDAGAIVAGASGLTLWQNYLGLNEGHLGWLNAISANAFGAAIGAIFGGFLADKYGRKTIYTYNMLLYMLGIIIIMFTVNFPMLLTGFLVTGISVGVGVPASWTYISENSEVGNRGKNMGISQFAWGVGPMIILLLGMLLAPGKADASAGVLFSYVQKIATFIVGNDASVEAINVFSSRIIFASLLVVAFIAWTLQRKLNESKDWEEAKKLQTNEKQPGVFASFGTLFTNKVNIRTMLFLAGIYISWNMVASVMGFFQQHIYETAGGLSNGEANMITAVQWVIIIAVTYFGFAMLVDKVNQRWLYVFGTSIGIVAWCILIFIGIKNHFALWTFTMLWGIHAGISVQAFYALWASELFPAKYRAAAQGIMFFAVRSIAAVWGFGFVNIYGENGEGFYTAAYIMIGLLLVALIIGTIWTPKTQGKSLEQITKERYREDI, from the coding sequence ATGGAACTTAAAAAAGGAAGCTTAAAAAGTACGATCGCCGTATCGCTTACAAATTATCTGGATGCCGGCGCAATTGTGGCAGGCGCAAGCGGGTTAACTCTTTGGCAAAATTACCTTGGGCTTAACGAAGGGCATCTCGGTTGGCTGAATGCAATCAGCGCCAACGCTTTTGGTGCAGCAATTGGCGCCATTTTCGGTGGTTTTCTGGCCGACAAATACGGACGAAAAACCATTTATACTTACAACATGCTTTTGTATATGCTGGGTATAATCATTATCATGTTCACCGTTAATTTTCCCATGCTGTTGACCGGCTTCCTCGTTACCGGTATTTCTGTGGGAGTGGGTGTTCCTGCCTCATGGACTTATATTTCCGAAAATTCGGAAGTGGGTAACAGAGGTAAGAATATGGGTATTTCACAATTTGCCTGGGGTGTTGGTCCAATGATTATTTTACTTTTGGGAATGCTCCTTGCTCCCGGCAAAGCTGATGCATCAGCCGGTGTTTTATTTAGTTACGTACAAAAAATAGCAACGTTCATTGTTGGTAACGATGCAAGCGTTGAGGCAATCAATGTATTTAGCAGCCGTATTATTTTTGCTTCTTTGTTAGTTGTAGCATTCATTGCATGGACATTGCAACGGAAACTCAATGAATCAAAAGATTGGGAAGAGGCAAAAAAATTGCAAACCAACGAAAAACAACCGGGCGTTTTTGCATCCTTTGGTACGCTGTTTACCAACAAAGTAAATATCCGAACCATGCTTTTCCTGGCAGGTATTTACATTAGCTGGAATATGGTGGCATCGGTAATGGGTTTCTTTCAGCAACATATTTATGAAACCGCAGGTGGTCTTTCCAACGGGGAGGCCAATATGATTACGGCAGTACAATGGGTCATAATTATTGCAGTAACATATTTTGGCTTCGCCATGCTGGTTGATAAAGTGAATCAACGATGGCTTTATGTTTTCGGCACATCAATAGGAATTGTGGCCTGGTGCATCCTTATTTTTATAGGGATAAAAAATCATTTTGCCCTATGGACTTTCACTATGCTTTGGGGCATACATGCAGGAATAAGCGTACAGGCATTTTATGCGCTTTGGGCGTCGGAACTTTTTCCTGCAAAATACCGGGCGGCTGCTCAGGGTATCATGTTCTTTGCGGTGAGAAGCATTGCGGCGGTATGGGGATTTGGTTTTGTAAATATTTATGGCGAAAACGGAGAAGGATTTTACACTGCAGCCTACATTATGATCGGGCTGCTGCTTGTGGCTCTGATCATTGGAACGATTTGGACACCAAAAACCCAGGGCAAATCATTAGAACAAATAACTAAAGAAAGATACAGAGAGGATATTTAG
- a CDS encoding Gfo/Idh/MocA family oxidoreductase, with amino-acid sequence MLTIGILGLGEGRSTMSAALQSKKLHLKTICDRNEELCKQRCKEFGFTNYTTNYDDLLNDAEIDIIAIYTPDHLHADHIKQALLHGKHVICTKPFIDDLSRAKELLELQKQTDKKVFVGQSSRFFEPYKRQRKDFEAGEIGELITIESHYNADHRWFLEKKWALEDSFKWLYGGLSHPVDFIRWYLPNIEEVMGYGMISSNGEIAGLKNEDTMHFIFKSTDGRIARVSGSYTGPTQPVKRDSGMSCVLRGTIGASQADYHELRYAITDKTGEEKIIHWGDTTLKYYFRFEGQSHHAGEYQNYLEYFADSIEQGFTAYPDMKEGIGTVALLQAMDKSLKTGMPVKIADIMKQYDLAP; translated from the coding sequence ATGTTGACAATCGGAATTTTAGGTTTAGGTGAAGGCCGCAGCACAATGTCTGCTGCATTGCAAAGCAAAAAACTGCATCTCAAAACTATTTGTGATCGCAACGAAGAGTTGTGCAAACAACGTTGTAAAGAATTTGGATTTACAAACTATACAACCAACTACGATGATCTGTTGAATGATGCAGAGATCGATATCATTGCTATTTATACACCTGATCATTTGCATGCCGATCATATTAAACAGGCATTGCTGCATGGCAAACATGTGATATGCACCAAACCATTCATTGATGATTTAAGTCGTGCAAAAGAATTACTTGAACTGCAAAAACAAACCGACAAAAAAGTATTCGTTGGACAAAGCTCCCGTTTCTTCGAACCATACAAACGTCAACGTAAAGATTTTGAAGCAGGAGAAATTGGCGAACTCATTACTATCGAAAGTCATTACAATGCCGATCATCGTTGGTTCCTCGAAAAGAAATGGGCATTGGAAGATTCATTTAAATGGTTGTACGGTGGTTTAAGTCATCCTGTTGATTTTATTCGCTGGTATTTGCCCAACATTGAAGAAGTGATGGGCTATGGTATGATCAGCAGCAATGGGGAAATTGCCGGATTAAAAAATGAAGACACGATGCATTTTATCTTCAAATCAACTGACGGACGTATTGCAAGAGTAAGTGGCAGTTACACCGGCCCAACACAACCGGTGAAAAGAGATAGTGGTATGAGCTGTGTCTTGAGAGGAACAATTGGTGCAAGTCAGGCCGATTATCATGAACTGCGTTATGCTATCACCGATAAAACAGGCGAAGAAAAAATTATTCATTGGGGCGATACTACCTTAAAATATTATTTCCGTTTCGAAGGACAAAGTCATCATGCAGGCGAGTATCAAAACTATTTGGAATACTTCGCCGATTCTATTGAGCAAGGTTTCACTGCTTATCCCGATATGAAAGAAGGTATTGGAACAGTAGCGTTGTTGCAGGCAATGGATAAAAGTTTAAAGACAGGTATGCCGGTGAAGATAGCAGACATAATGAAACAATATGATTTGGCCCCCTAA
- a CDS encoding sugar phosphate isomerase/epimerase, which produces MYVFGDNGENLPAHAVKGFENLEKVFADEIEKARTNQRYKIGLIDLMLLKRQKLGAITLTAQLKADGVEVDMGGLGTRATFDNQLLTDSVRNQFIKTAKENKIEIFSLAMTGYYAQSFCGRTEYIRSIEDCIRTMKLMNVKVAFLPLGVQCDIKKNPSVRDSVIARLKVAGKLAEQAGVVIGIETSLSAKEEVQLLKEIASPAIKIYFNFSNPLKEGRDLITEIKTLGKDRICMIHATNKDSVWLQNDPQIDMHKVKKTLDEIGWMGWLVIERSRDAKKPSDTKYNYGANAAYLKKVFQE; this is translated from the coding sequence ATGTATGTGTTTGGTGATAACGGTGAGAATCTTCCTGCACATGCAGTAAAAGGATTTGAAAACTTAGAAAAAGTATTTGCAGATGAAATTGAGAAAGCCAGAACAAATCAGCGGTATAAAATTGGGTTGATAGATTTGATGTTGCTTAAACGTCAGAAGCTTGGCGCCATTACTTTAACTGCTCAACTGAAAGCAGATGGAGTGGAAGTGGACATGGGAGGATTGGGCACCCGTGCAACATTCGACAATCAATTACTAACTGACAGTGTACGCAATCAATTCATCAAAACTGCCAAAGAAAATAAAATAGAAATATTCAGTTTGGCCATGACGGGATATTATGCCCAGTCATTTTGCGGAAGAACAGAATATATCCGCAGCATTGAAGATTGCATCAGGACAATGAAACTGATGAATGTAAAAGTGGCTTTTCTTCCATTAGGTGTTCAATGCGATATCAAAAAGAATCCATCTGTACGTGATTCAGTGATAGCCCGGTTGAAAGTGGCGGGTAAGTTGGCTGAACAGGCAGGTGTTGTCATTGGTATTGAAACATCTTTAAGTGCTAAAGAAGAAGTGCAGTTGCTGAAAGAAATCGCTTCGCCGGCTATTAAAATCTATTTCAACTTTTCCAATCCATTGAAAGAAGGAAGAGATTTGATAACCGAAATAAAAACATTAGGGAAAGATCGCATCTGTATGATACATGCAACAAATAAAGACAGCGTGTGGTTACAGAACGATCCGCAGATTGACATGCATAAAGTAAAGAAAACGCTGGATGAAATTGGCTGGATGGGATGGCTGGTGATTGAACGCAGCCGTGATGCAAAGAAACCATCCGATACAAAATATAATTATGGTGCAAATGCGGCTTATTTGAAGAAGGTATTCCAGGAATAG
- a CDS encoding sodium:solute symporter, which translates to MNHLHVIDYCIILFVLGITLYLGFRFANKQTTTENYFLSKGNFPSWALGLSLLSTLISSVTFLGYPAQGFTSNWILLVQGLMVPVVLLGTIWFIVPLFRKVIGLSTYEYFEKRFGGFARYYSSSSFILRQFAGMGTVLFLIAVAINSMTNINPFIILLAVGFILIIVNLKGGMQAVIWLDVFQGFMLFASGIICLGVLLFSIKGGVPEAIKVATENGRAGFGPYDIDFTRLTLIVMIINGSFYAIQKYGTDQTVVQRYLTAKTDKSAIKASFIGILLTVPIWTMFMFIGTALFVFYQQQGLPEGMKAEAAFPHFIMTQLPIGVVGFIVAALISAAICSLSADLNSLAAVGVEDYYKKIVPNKPDKQYLRASKTFVLISGLISIGIGALYLNTGNEGVLGVVFTLYAIFSGGIVGIFLLGLFSARTNRQGINIGIIVCILFTAYALLTSTPIGVKNPKLLVDFGKFNFTHHKLMLGVYSHLIVIVVGYIASLFFPKPVLADNLLYSSWKLNRHK; encoded by the coding sequence ATGAATCATTTGCATGTCATAGATTACTGTATTATACTTTTCGTGTTGGGTATTACTTTGTACCTCGGCTTCAGGTTTGCCAATAAACAAACAACTACTGAAAATTATTTTCTGTCGAAGGGAAATTTTCCGTCTTGGGCTTTGGGTTTATCCTTACTCTCCACACTTATCAGCAGTGTTACATTTCTCGGCTATCCTGCACAGGGATTTACGAGCAACTGGATATTACTTGTACAGGGATTGATGGTGCCGGTAGTATTATTGGGAACCATCTGGTTCATTGTCCCTTTATTCAGGAAAGTTATCGGGCTGAGTACCTATGAATATTTTGAAAAACGTTTTGGCGGCTTTGCCCGTTACTACAGTTCATCTTCATTTATTCTGCGGCAGTTTGCAGGAATGGGAACTGTATTGTTTTTAATTGCTGTAGCTATTAACAGCATGACCAATATCAATCCCTTCATCATTCTTCTTGCAGTTGGTTTTATTCTCATCATTGTAAATCTCAAAGGCGGCATGCAGGCTGTTATCTGGCTCGATGTATTCCAGGGATTCATGTTATTTGCAAGCGGAATTATTTGTTTAGGCGTATTGTTGTTCTCTATTAAGGGAGGAGTTCCTGAAGCAATCAAAGTGGCAACAGAAAATGGACGTGCAGGATTTGGGCCTTACGATATTGATTTTACAAGACTCACTTTAATTGTAATGATCATCAACGGATCATTTTATGCCATTCAGAAATACGGAACCGATCAAACAGTTGTTCAACGATACCTCACTGCCAAAACAGATAAGTCGGCCATCAAAGCATCTTTCATTGGTATTTTATTAACCGTTCCCATCTGGACGATGTTTATGTTTATTGGTACAGCCTTATTTGTTTTCTATCAACAACAGGGCTTGCCTGAAGGAATGAAAGCTGAAGCTGCATTCCCTCATTTTATTATGACACAGTTACCCATTGGTGTAGTTGGTTTCATTGTAGCTGCATTGATATCTGCTGCCATCTGCAGTTTAAGTGCCGATTTAAATTCACTGGCCGCAGTGGGAGTGGAAGATTATTACAAAAAGATCGTTCCCAACAAACCTGACAAACAATACCTGCGTGCAAGCAAAACATTTGTTCTCATCTCAGGTTTAATTTCAATTGGTATCGGTGCCTTGTATTTAAATACGGGGAATGAAGGTGTGTTGGGAGTGGTGTTTACACTCTACGCAATTTTCTCTGGAGGAATTGTTGGTATATTTTTACTGGGATTGTTCAGTGCACGCACCAACAGGCAGGGAATCAATATCGGCATCATTGTCTGCATCCTGTTTACAGCTTATGCATTGCTTACATCAACTCCCATCGGTGTAAAAAATCCAAAACTCCTTGTTGATTTTGGTAAATTTAATTTCACACATCACAAACTCATGCTGGGTGTGTACAGTCACCTCATTGTAATTGTGGTGGGCTATATTGCCAGTTTGTTTTTTCCAAAGCCAGTACTGGCAGATAATTTATTGTACAGCAGCTGGAAATTAAACCGGCATAAATAA
- a CDS encoding four-carbon acid sugar kinase family protein, protein MIAVVADDFTGAAELAGISLRYGLKVELYTGEVVATDADVLIVSTDSRSLKKEAALEITADTLKRLLELKPEFIYKKIDSVLRGYVLEELKVQMQLSGKAKAIVLPANPSLGRTINNGEYFIDGKRITETGFVNDPEFPVSSSFIKKILNDDSVKVLKYSDFLPDQGIIVGEAVTVDHVKRWASITDQSFVLAGAGDFFTGILNNRYAVRLQEKAILQKPLLYVCGTAFNDRKEFISRISKELGCVSYMPDEINEEWLKKTCGVIKEKGKAVLAIADSNISALELRTAMAKAVKEIVEREDVKEIFIEGGSTAAAILEEIKIKQLSPVNELQRGVVRMKANDLLITVKPGSYELPEEIKRLFTI, encoded by the coding sequence ATGATAGCAGTTGTTGCAGATGATTTTACCGGGGCGGCTGAATTGGCCGGCATCAGTCTGCGTTACGGACTGAAAGTGGAATTGTACACCGGTGAAGTAGTTGCAACCGATGCAGATGTATTGATTGTATCAACCGACAGTCGTTCATTGAAAAAAGAAGCTGCTCTTGAAATTACTGCGGATACATTGAAGCGACTTTTGGAATTAAAACCGGAATTCATTTATAAAAAGATTGATTCGGTTTTGCGTGGTTATGTGCTGGAAGAACTGAAGGTGCAGATGCAATTATCAGGTAAGGCAAAAGCAATTGTTCTGCCCGCCAACCCATCACTTGGACGAACAATTAATAACGGTGAATATTTTATTGATGGTAAAAGAATTACTGAAACCGGGTTTGTGAATGATCCTGAATTTCCGGTAAGCAGTTCTTTTATAAAGAAAATTCTGAATGATGATAGTGTGAAAGTGTTGAAGTATTCTGACTTTCTGCCTGACCAGGGAATCATTGTTGGAGAAGCTGTTACTGTTGATCATGTGAAGCGGTGGGCATCAATTACTGATCAGTCTTTTGTTTTAGCAGGAGCAGGTGATTTCTTTACAGGTATTCTGAATAACAGGTATGCTGTTCGTTTACAGGAGAAAGCGATTTTACAAAAGCCGCTTTTATATGTTTGCGGTACAGCGTTTAATGATAGAAAAGAATTCATCAGCAGAATCAGTAAAGAGCTGGGCTGTGTTTCCTATATGCCGGATGAAATCAATGAAGAATGGCTGAAGAAAACCTGCGGCGTAATAAAAGAAAAAGGCAAAGCTGTTCTTGCAATTGCTGATTCAAACATTTCAGCACTGGAATTAAGAACCGCAATGGCAAAAGCAGTCAAAGAAATTGTGGAAAGAGAAGATGTAAAAGAAATTTTTATTGAAGGAGGTTCAACTGCCGCCGCAATACTGGAAGAAATAAAGATCAAACAGCTTTCACCTGTGAACGAGTTGCAACGTGGTGTGGTAAGGATGAAAGCTAATGACTTACTGATCACTGTAAAACCCGGCAGTTACGAATTGCCTGAGGAAATAAAACGATTATTCACCATTTAA
- the pdxA gene encoding 4-hydroxythreonine-4-phosphate dehydrogenase PdxA — protein sequence MSKPVLAITMGDPASIGPEIAVKALLRKEIHEICKPLLVGDAVVFQQIIDLLKLNAKVNAVAKVTDAKFELGTIDVFDLGITDINKLEFGKINAMCGEASFQAVKKAIELALAKEVDGTVTGPINKKSINEAGHHYAGHTEIYAHYTGTKKYAMLLVEDHINVIHVSTHVSLRQACDLVKKERIVQVIELIVDGLKRLGKTNLKIGVAGLNPHAGDSGLFGTEDDQEILPAVLEAKRLGYDVEGPVPPDTMFAKAAMGAYGGVVAMYHDQGHIPFKLAGFKWNAEKQQMDSVKGVNITLGLPIIRTSVDHGTAFEIAGRGIASPDAMIFAIESAVQLSKHK from the coding sequence ATGAGCAAACCGGTTTTAGCAATAACAATGGGCGATCCTGCAAGCATCGGGCCTGAGATTGCTGTGAAAGCATTGCTGCGAAAAGAGATTCATGAAATATGCAAACCGCTTCTTGTAGGTGATGCAGTTGTATTTCAGCAGATCATTGATTTACTGAAGCTGAATGCAAAAGTAAATGCTGTGGCAAAAGTGACTGATGCAAAATTTGAATTGGGAACCATTGATGTGTTTGATCTGGGCATTACTGATATCAATAAACTGGAGTTTGGAAAAATCAATGCCATGTGCGGCGAAGCTTCTTTTCAGGCCGTGAAGAAAGCCATTGAGCTGGCTTTGGCAAAAGAAGTGGATGGAACGGTTACTGGCCCCATCAATAAAAAATCTATTAATGAGGCCGGTCATCATTATGCAGGTCATACAGAAATTTATGCGCATTATACCGGCACAAAGAAATATGCCATGCTGCTGGTGGAAGATCATATCAATGTAATTCATGTAAGTACGCATGTATCGCTTCGACAAGCCTGTGATCTGGTAAAGAAAGAACGCATTGTGCAGGTGATTGAACTGATTGTTGATGGATTGAAACGGTTGGGAAAAACAAATTTGAAAATAGGTGTGGCGGGATTAAATCCGCATGCAGGTGACAGTGGTTTGTTTGGCACTGAAGATGACCAGGAAATTTTACCGGCAGTACTGGAAGCAAAACGGTTAGGTTATGATGTGGAAGGGCCTGTTCCTCCCGATACCATGTTTGCAAAAGCAGCAATGGGAGCATATGGTGGTGTGGTTGCCATGTATCATGACCAGGGACATATTCCTTTTAAACTGGCAGGTTTTAAATGGAATGCAGAAAAACAACAGATGGACAGTGTGAAAGGCGTGAACATTACTTTGGGTCTGCCGATCATCCGTACATCTGTTGATCATGGAACTGCGTTTGAAATTGCAGGAAGGGGAATTGCCAGTCCTGATGCGATGATCTTTGCTATTGAAAGTGCGGTGCAGCTAAGTAAACACAAATAA
- a CDS encoding dihydrodipicolinate synthase family protein: MKKNKKFKGIIVPAVTPLTASFKIDEAAVEKIFNQFYQHSISPFIFGTTGESASLPALVKEEYVKAAEKNKKPGSVLYAGISSNVLNESVEFAKFCADHGVDAVAATLPSYYLLTETQMKKYFEELADAVPLPMIIYNIPATTHMSIPLQLIDELSHHPNIIATKDSERSDERLQKSLELWKDREDFGHFLGWAAKSADALIGGSDGLIPSTGNLMPDIYDVMLQAVEQGDHAKAYEMQRLSDTYGNLYQGGKTLGESLWAVKVLMKYKGLCESTVMPPLQSLSFYEENKLIKAFLELRNPVGG, from the coding sequence ATGAAGAAGAATAAAAAATTTAAAGGCATCATTGTCCCTGCTGTTACTCCTTTAACTGCATCATTTAAAATTGATGAAGCAGCGGTGGAAAAAATATTCAACCAGTTTTATCAGCATAGTATTTCTCCTTTTATATTTGGAACTACAGGTGAATCTGCATCGTTGCCGGCTTTGGTTAAAGAAGAATATGTAAAGGCAGCAGAAAAAAATAAAAAGCCCGGCTCTGTTTTATATGCAGGGATTTCATCGAATGTATTGAATGAGTCTGTTGAGTTTGCAAAATTCTGTGCTGATCATGGAGTGGATGCAGTCGCTGCAACACTTCCTTCGTATTATTTGTTGACAGAAACGCAGATGAAAAAATATTTCGAAGAATTGGCAGATGCTGTTCCGCTGCCAATGATCATTTATAATATTCCGGCAACAACGCATATGAGTATTCCGTTGCAGCTGATTGATGAATTAAGTCATCATCCGAATATCATTGCCACCAAAGATTCAGAACGCAGCGATGAGCGTTTGCAAAAATCACTGGAGTTATGGAAAGACAGGGAAGACTTTGGTCATTTTCTCGGATGGGCTGCTAAATCAGCAGATGCCCTGATTGGTGGAAGCGATGGATTGATTCCCAGTACAGGAAATCTTATGCCTGATATTTATGATGTGATGTTACAGGCAGTTGAACAGGGTGACCACGCAAAAGCATATGAGATGCAGCGCCTGAGTGATACGTATGGAAACTTATACCAGGGCGGAAAAACATTGGGTGAAAGTTTGTGGGCAGTGAAAGTATTGATGAAGTATAAAGGTTTGTGTGAATCAACAGTAATGCCGCCGTTACAATCATTGAGTTTTTATGAAGAAAATAAATTAATAAAAGCATTTTTAGAATTGCGAAACCCCGTCGGTGGCTAA